One Oceanicoccus sagamiensis genomic region harbors:
- a CDS encoding glycosyltransferase family 29 protein — MIDDRDILKGKRVALVGLAGYLEQKQWGIEIDKADIVVRVNAVAPANEGAQRDLGCRTDWLLTSYNRDIRSDLHRAALEGISNITLCYPDVGDFSQNHQAFSQDLSGRGGVGSVLFQDYERLEVELSCRPSSGLIAIDYLLQSELASLTLYGFSFFSSPHYSGTRKWQSQHDLAMAMKIYKTHIPEKEFNYIKLCFSQDSRLSADPVLMKLLALDTISVLPDKSVNWFSRCLFFLRFWRR, encoded by the coding sequence TTGATTGATGATAGAGATATTCTCAAAGGTAAGCGTGTAGCTTTGGTGGGGCTTGCTGGTTATCTCGAGCAAAAGCAGTGGGGAATAGAGATAGATAAAGCTGATATCGTTGTAAGGGTAAATGCAGTTGCGCCTGCTAATGAGGGCGCGCAGCGTGATCTAGGTTGCCGTACAGATTGGTTGCTTACCAGTTATAACAGGGATATTCGTAGCGATTTGCACAGGGCGGCGCTGGAAGGTATCTCAAATATCACTCTTTGTTATCCTGATGTGGGTGATTTTTCGCAGAATCATCAGGCTTTTTCTCAGGATTTGTCGGGGCGTGGGGGAGTGGGTTCTGTTCTATTTCAAGACTATGAACGTTTAGAGGTGGAACTGTCATGCAGGCCTAGCTCGGGTCTTATAGCCATTGATTATCTTTTGCAGTCTGAGTTGGCAAGTCTAACCCTTTATGGTTTTAGTTTTTTTAGCTCGCCTCATTACAGTGGAACGCGAAAATGGCAGTCCCAGCATGATCTTGCAATGGCTATGAAGATATATAAAACACATATCCCTGAAAAGGAGTTTAACTATATTAAGCTATGTTTTTCTCAAGATTCCAGGTTGAGTGCTGACCCGGTTTTAATGAAGTTGTTGGCATTAGATACCATCAGCGTATTGCCAGATAAATCAGTTAATTGGTTTTCCAGATGCTTGTTTTTTCTTAGGTTTTGGCGGCGTTAA
- a CDS encoding DUF354 domain-containing protein yields MKVLFDVNHPAHVHFFKWPIKLLKEQGVDVVITSRKKDVALKLLAEMGVDSLVLSSQGSGVLGLLKELLIRNFRLYKVVKQERPDVMLSVGGTFIAHVGLLTRVPSLVFYDTENAILQNGITYPFATEVHVPECYEGSVPKKKERRYKGYHELSYLHPDYFTPDKAIAEASGVDLSRNNYLIRLVSWQASHDIGEQGWSEEVLSRVIERLSKQGKVLISTEADLPERFAQWIYDGKASDLHHVIAFCSMVVGESPTLASEAAVLGVPAIYVHDQGLGYTNEQEKKYGLVKNVFSLEWDLLSVSIDQILSADSNLYLEQRKLLLDETIDVVGYVVNSANRYLAEC; encoded by the coding sequence GTGAAAGTTCTTTTTGATGTTAATCACCCTGCTCATGTCCATTTTTTTAAATGGCCAATAAAACTATTAAAAGAGCAGGGAGTTGATGTGGTTATAACCAGCAGAAAGAAGGATGTTGCATTAAAACTTTTGGCTGAAATGGGTGTTGATAGTCTGGTTCTGAGTTCACAAGGTAGTGGTGTGTTAGGTCTTTTAAAAGAGTTGTTGATTAGAAATTTCAGGCTATACAAAGTGGTAAAACAAGAGCGCCCAGATGTTATGCTTTCTGTTGGTGGCACCTTTATCGCTCATGTAGGGTTGTTGACCAGAGTTCCTTCACTTGTGTTTTACGATACTGAAAATGCAATATTACAAAATGGGATCACTTATCCATTTGCTACAGAGGTGCATGTTCCCGAATGCTATGAAGGTAGTGTCCCAAAGAAAAAGGAAAGGCGTTATAAGGGCTATCATGAGCTTTCTTATTTGCATCCTGATTACTTTACCCCTGATAAAGCTATTGCAGAGGCGTCTGGCGTCGATTTGTCACGAAATAATTATTTAATTCGGCTGGTTTCCTGGCAGGCCAGCCATGATATTGGTGAGCAAGGGTGGTCTGAGGAGGTGCTGAGTCGGGTTATTGAAAGGCTGTCAAAGCAAGGGAAGGTGCTCATATCGACTGAGGCCGATCTGCCTGAAAGGTTTGCTCAATGGATATATGATGGCAAAGCCTCAGACTTACATCATGTTATTGCTTTTTGCTCAATGGTTGTGGGAGAGAGTCCCACCTTGGCTTCTGAGGCGGCAGTATTGGGTGTTCCTGCAATTTATGTCCATGATCAGGGGTTAGGTTATACTAATGAACAAGAGAAAAAATATGGCTTAGTGAAAAATGTTTTTTCTTTAGAGTGGGATTTGCTCTCAGTATCTATTGATCAGATTTTATCTGCAGACAGTAATCTCTATTTGGAACAAAGGAAATTGTTGCTAGATGAAACGATTGATGTGGTGGGGTATGTTGTCAATAGTGCCAACCGTTATCTGGCAGAGTGCTAA
- a CDS encoding glycosyltransferase family 2 protein has protein sequence MTNFSIVIPAKNESGGLLGLLPELFEQVSVLEVIVVDDGSSDNTAEVAESFGAKVISHNYSKGNGAAIKAGARAARGDAIIFMDGDGQHSPDDVNRLIEAYGEGYDMVVGARGKSSQASHSRWLGNGAYNFISSLMVGHKIDDLTSGLRVVNAKKFKGFIFMLPNGFSYPTTITMAFFRAGYSVKYIPIIASERIGNSHLHVFKDGVRFFIIIFKVATLYSPLKIFFPVSSMLFFTSLSYYLFTYITDNRLTNMTVILFVISVVVFMIGLVSEQITTLLYQNSNQED, from the coding sequence GTGACTAATTTTAGTATTGTGATTCCAGCAAAAAATGAATCAGGCGGGTTGCTTGGCTTGCTTCCTGAGCTTTTTGAACAAGTTAGTGTCCTGGAGGTTATTGTTGTTGATGATGGTTCATCGGACAATACAGCCGAGGTTGCGGAGAGTTTTGGCGCTAAGGTTATCAGTCATAATTACTCAAAGGGTAATGGTGCAGCTATTAAGGCCGGTGCAAGAGCCGCCCGGGGCGATGCTATTATCTTTATGGATGGCGATGGCCAGCATAGTCCTGATGATGTTAATAGACTGATCGAAGCTTATGGTGAAGGTTACGATATGGTGGTAGGTGCCAGAGGTAAATCGTCACAGGCCAGTCATAGTCGTTGGCTGGGGAATGGTGCCTATAATTTTATATCTTCTTTGATGGTGGGACATAAAATAGATGACCTGACTTCGGGGTTAAGGGTGGTTAATGCCAAAAAGTTCAAAGGTTTTATTTTTATGCTACCCAATGGATTTTCTTACCCCACTACTATAACCATGGCCTTTTTTAGGGCAGGCTACTCGGTAAAGTACATTCCTATTATTGCTTCTGAAAGGATTGGAAATAGTCATTTACATGTATTTAAAGATGGTGTCAGATTTTTTATTATTATCTTTAAGGTTGCCACGCTCTATTCGCCGCTAAAGATATTTTTTCCTGTTTCATCAATGTTGTTTTTTACATCTCTGTCTTATTACTTGTTTACCTATATCACTGATAATCGATTAACCAATATGACAGTGATTTTATTTGTTATCTCAGTTGTAGTATTTATGATTGGTTTGGTTTCTGAACAAATTACCACGCTTTTATATCAAAACAGTAATCAAGAGGATTGA
- a CDS encoding pilin has protein sequence MKSNQSGFTLIELMIVIAIIGILASVAIPQYQVYTQRAEATTSLGAMRAIQLGIQEYAATQGTLPTSLGDLTPYGLTSTDTDYAAGIVAKISVGAAGLITMTYTSTAPADLSAKTLEITPTINATSGVVTFSVTGGSVPEKLRPNF, from the coding sequence ATGAAAAGCAATCAGTCAGGTTTTACTCTAATTGAATTAATGATCGTTATCGCCATTATCGGTATTCTGGCATCAGTAGCGATTCCTCAGTACCAAGTTTACACTCAGCGTGCTGAAGCAACTACCAGCTTGGGTGCTATGCGCGCTATCCAGTTAGGTATTCAAGAGTATGCAGCAACACAAGGCACTCTTCCTACATCTCTTGGAGACTTAACTCCATACGGCTTAACTTCTACTGATACTGATTATGCTGCAGGTATCGTCGCTAAAATTAGTGTTGGCGCAGCTGGTCTTATCACTATGACTTATACCAGTACTGCACCTGCTGATTTGTCCGCTAAAACACTGGAAATCACACCTACTATCAACGCAACTTCAGGTGTGGTTACCTTCTCGGTAACAGGTGGTAGCGTACCAGAAAAGTTACGTCCAAACTTCTAA
- the pilB gene encoding type IV-A pilus assembly ATPase PilB, giving the protein MNAIPLSGLARRLVKDALLSEEAAQEAFQSASTEKMPFVSYLISEGLCDSGAIAAAASDEFGAPLFDLVSFNMEMAPKELVDIKLIQQHHTLPLYRRGNRLFIAVSDPTNLRALDEIKFHTGINTDAVLVDEALLSEAIAKYVEANDEPLGGFDDLEDGLDDLDIEAVDEDGGGEAEQGGDIDETPIVRFVNKVLIDAIKSGASDIHFEPYEKSYRVRFRTDGILTEVTRPPMTLSGRLAARLKVMSQMDISERRLPQDGRIKMKLSKKRAIDFRVNTLPTLFGEKVVLRILDPSSAQMGIDALGYEPEQKEMYMHALKQPQGMILVTGPTGSGKTVSLYTGLNILNEPEVNISTAEDPVEINLEGINQCHVNPKVGLTFAEALRSFLRQDPDVIMVGEIRDLETAEISIKAAQTGHMVMSTLHTNSAAETITRLMNMGVPAFNVATSVSLIIAQRLARRLCSECKEPADIPKETLLAEGFTEADLEEATLMKPVGCSKCSSGSKGRVGIYEVVRITDEISRIIMEGGNSIEIGDKARAEGFNDLRRSALMKAAQGLISLEEVNRVTKD; this is encoded by the coding sequence ATGAATGCAATACCCTTAAGCGGCTTAGCCCGGCGTCTGGTTAAAGATGCACTGTTAAGTGAAGAGGCAGCACAAGAAGCCTTTCAAAGTGCCAGCACTGAGAAAATGCCCTTTGTCTCTTACCTGATCTCTGAGGGTCTGTGTGACAGTGGAGCTATTGCTGCAGCGGCATCTGACGAGTTTGGCGCTCCCTTGTTTGACCTCGTCTCCTTCAATATGGAAATGGCACCCAAAGAACTGGTCGATATTAAGCTAATCCAGCAGCACCATACACTGCCCTTATATCGACGCGGCAACAGGCTCTTTATTGCTGTTTCAGACCCTACCAATCTTAGAGCACTTGATGAGATCAAATTTCATACAGGCATCAATACTGATGCGGTATTGGTTGATGAAGCATTACTAAGCGAAGCGATTGCCAAATATGTCGAGGCCAATGATGAACCTCTTGGAGGGTTTGACGACCTTGAAGATGGTCTCGATGACCTGGATATTGAAGCCGTTGATGAAGATGGCGGCGGTGAAGCCGAACAAGGTGGCGACATTGATGAAACACCAATCGTCCGCTTTGTTAACAAGGTTCTTATTGATGCCATTAAATCCGGCGCATCGGATATCCACTTTGAACCCTATGAGAAAAGTTACCGGGTACGCTTTCGTACCGATGGTATCCTGACCGAAGTGACCCGACCCCCCATGACTCTGTCAGGTCGCTTGGCTGCACGTTTGAAAGTTATGTCGCAAATGGATATTTCAGAGCGACGCCTGCCACAGGATGGCCGCATCAAGATGAAGCTATCTAAAAAGCGCGCTATCGATTTCCGGGTCAACACCCTGCCCACCTTATTTGGTGAAAAGGTGGTGCTGCGTATACTTGACCCCAGCAGTGCCCAGATGGGTATTGATGCACTCGGTTATGAACCCGAACAAAAAGAAATGTATATGCACGCCCTGAAACAACCCCAGGGTATGATACTGGTGACCGGGCCTACCGGTAGTGGTAAAACCGTATCTCTGTATACCGGCCTCAATATCTTGAACGAACCCGAGGTCAATATCTCAACGGCGGAAGACCCGGTTGAAATTAACCTGGAAGGTATTAACCAATGCCATGTTAATCCTAAAGTCGGCCTGACCTTTGCCGAGGCTCTGCGCTCTTTTCTACGTCAGGATCCCGATGTCATTATGGTGGGTGAGATTCGTGACCTTGAAACCGCCGAGATTTCTATTAAGGCGGCACAAACCGGCCATATGGTAATGTCCACACTGCACACTAACAGCGCAGCAGAGACCATTACTCGCTTGATGAATATGGGGGTCCCGGCATTTAATGTGGCCACCTCAGTTAGCTTAATTATCGCCCAGCGATTAGCGCGCCGCCTATGCAGCGAGTGTAAAGAACCCGCGGATATACCCAAAGAAACGCTACTGGCGGAAGGCTTTACTGAAGCCGATTTGGAGGAAGCCACACTGATGAAACCCGTTGGCTGCTCCAAATGCAGCAGCGGCAGCAAAGGCCGAGTGGGAATATATGAAGTAGTTCGCATCACCGATGAAATCTCCCGTATTATTATGGAAGGTGGTAATTCGATAGAAATTGGCGACAAAGCCCGTGCAGAAGGTTTCAACGACCTCCGCAGATCGGCATTAATGAAAGCAGCCCAAGGGTTAATTAGCCTGGAAGAGGTTAATCGGGTAACGAAGGATTAA
- a CDS encoding type II secretion system F family protein, translated as MATATTKTSIYTWQGIDKQGRTTKGESSGASQAVVKAQLRKQGITPKTVKKKPKPLFSSKKPITPADISIFTRQLATMMKAGVPLVQSFDIVAEGLDNPSMAELVITIKNEVASGSGFATAISKHPNQFDELYCNLVASGEQSGTLETMLDRVATYKEKSEALKAKIKKAMTYPIAVLAVAAIVTGILLVKVIPQFAESFANFGSELPAFTQMVVALSEWVQEWWLVIVVAIVAAIFLFKEAVKRSPAVALAVDKAALKAPVIGEIVFHSIIARFARTLATTFSAGVPLVDALEAVSGTAGNIIYTDAIKRIREDVLTGQQLYTSIRSTELFPNMLLQMVSIGEQSGALDEMLEKVAIHYEEAVDNSVDNLTALLEPIIMSFLGVVVGGLMIAMYLPIFMMGAAV; from the coding sequence ATGGCAACAGCAACAACAAAAACCAGCATTTATACCTGGCAGGGTATCGATAAGCAGGGCCGAACCACCAAAGGTGAAAGTAGCGGCGCCAGTCAAGCTGTCGTAAAAGCGCAGCTGCGCAAACAGGGGATTACCCCCAAGACCGTCAAGAAAAAGCCCAAGCCACTGTTTTCCAGCAAGAAACCGATCACCCCTGCTGATATTTCAATATTTACCCGGCAATTGGCCACCATGATGAAGGCCGGTGTACCTCTGGTACAGAGCTTCGATATTGTGGCTGAAGGTCTGGATAACCCCAGCATGGCGGAGCTGGTTATCACGATTAAAAATGAGGTGGCGTCAGGCTCCGGCTTTGCCACAGCCATCAGCAAACACCCCAATCAATTTGATGAGCTGTATTGCAACTTAGTCGCCTCAGGCGAGCAGTCCGGTACGCTCGAAACCATGCTAGACCGAGTGGCTACCTACAAAGAAAAATCTGAAGCGTTAAAAGCAAAAATCAAAAAAGCAATGACCTACCCTATTGCCGTTTTGGCGGTAGCTGCCATCGTAACAGGTATTTTATTAGTCAAAGTTATCCCTCAGTTTGCCGAATCTTTTGCTAATTTTGGTTCTGAACTTCCCGCCTTTACCCAAATGGTTGTAGCCCTCTCTGAATGGGTACAGGAATGGTGGCTAGTCATTGTTGTCGCCATAGTTGCCGCTATATTTTTATTCAAAGAAGCCGTGAAACGATCTCCCGCTGTTGCTTTGGCAGTAGATAAAGCAGCGCTAAAGGCTCCTGTTATCGGTGAAATTGTCTTCCACTCTATCATTGCCCGTTTTGCCAGAACGCTCGCAACTACCTTTTCTGCGGGTGTACCTCTAGTAGATGCGCTGGAAGCCGTATCAGGTACAGCCGGCAATATTATCTATACTGACGCCATCAAACGGATTCGCGAAGATGTTCTGACGGGGCAGCAACTTTATACCTCCATTCGCAGTACTGAGCTGTTCCCCAATATGCTGTTACAAATGGTTTCCATCGGTGAGCAGTCCGGTGCGCTGGATGAAATGCTGGAAAAAGTCGCTATCCACTATGAAGAAGCGGTAGACAACTCAGTCGATAACCTGACAGCTTTACTTGAACCTATTATTATGAGTTTCTTGGGTGTCGTTGTCGGTGGCCTAATGATCGCCATGTACCTGCCAATCTTTATGATGGGCGCCGCCGTTTAA
- a CDS encoding prepilin peptidase → MTLLEFLQASPALTIGLTVIIGLLVGSFLNVVIYRLPLMMEKEWKQECRIILELDKDQPPAKTEAKLTLSYPNSHCPSCNNPIKPWQNIPVISYLLLKGQCAHCKTAISIRYPIIEAVTGIMSGILAWYLGASPQLLMALFFTWCLISLTMIDADTQLLPDQITLPLLWAGLLVNSFGLFVPLYDAVWGAIGGYLSLWSVYWLFKILTGKEGMGYGDFKLLAALGAWMGWQYLLVIILLSSLVGAVVGSILLAVNKKGRNTTIPFGPYLAAAGWIAFLWGDQIISTYLRVSGIK, encoded by the coding sequence ATGACATTATTAGAGTTTCTACAGGCCTCGCCTGCGTTAACGATTGGACTGACGGTTATTATCGGCCTGCTGGTCGGCAGTTTTCTCAATGTGGTGATCTATCGCCTGCCCTTGATGATGGAAAAAGAGTGGAAGCAGGAGTGCCGTATCATTCTGGAACTGGATAAAGACCAGCCACCGGCCAAAACCGAAGCAAAACTGACTTTATCCTATCCAAACTCCCACTGCCCAAGCTGCAACAACCCCATCAAGCCCTGGCAAAATATCCCGGTGATTAGCTACCTGCTACTCAAAGGCCAGTGTGCTCATTGTAAAACGGCAATATCGATTCGCTACCCCATTATTGAAGCCGTGACCGGCATTATGTCTGGCATCCTGGCCTGGTATTTAGGCGCCTCGCCACAGCTATTAATGGCCCTGTTCTTTACCTGGTGCTTAATCAGTTTAACGATGATTGATGCCGACACCCAATTACTGCCTGACCAAATCACCCTCCCCCTCCTCTGGGCTGGTTTATTAGTCAATAGCTTTGGGTTATTTGTCCCACTCTATGATGCCGTATGGGGCGCTATAGGCGGCTATCTAAGTTTATGGTCAGTTTATTGGTTGTTTAAAATCCTCACCGGCAAGGAAGGTATGGGCTACGGCGATTTTAAATTGCTGGCAGCTCTTGGGGCCTGGATGGGCTGGCAATATCTACTGGTTATTATCTTACTGTCATCACTGGTTGGTGCCGTCGTCGGTAGTATTCTATTGGCAGTCAATAAAAAAGGCCGCAATACCACCATTCCTTTTGGGCCTTATCTGGCAGCCGCCGGCTGGATCGCATTCCTTTGGGGCGACCAGATTATTAGCACCTACCTCCGTGTTAGCGGCATCAAATAA
- the coaE gene encoding dephospho-CoA kinase (Dephospho-CoA kinase (CoaE) performs the final step in coenzyme A biosynthesis.), whose amino-acid sequence MFIVGLTGGIGSGKTAVSDHLQSLGIDIVDADLASRTVVEPGQPALTQIAEHFGEEILLPDQSLDRAALRQKIFSKPADKQWLEALLHPLIAEEISYQLAKTTSPYALFVSPLLLEIGQSAICDRILVVDVPEAMQIARTTQRDNNDEEQVRRIIASQIPRQQRLEKADDIIENTQGLAELQQQAAVLHQHYLSLAEAKKHDG is encoded by the coding sequence ATGTTTATTGTGGGTCTTACAGGGGGTATCGGCAGCGGCAAAACCGCAGTATCCGACCACTTACAATCACTGGGTATCGATATAGTGGATGCCGATCTCGCCTCGCGCACGGTGGTTGAACCCGGGCAACCGGCATTGACACAGATTGCGGAGCACTTTGGTGAAGAGATACTACTACCCGACCAATCTCTGGATCGCGCTGCCCTAAGGCAAAAGATTTTCTCTAAGCCTGCGGATAAACAGTGGCTGGAAGCACTACTACACCCACTGATTGCCGAAGAAATTTCATACCAATTGGCAAAAACCACTAGCCCCTACGCCCTCTTTGTTTCGCCGTTATTGCTGGAAATTGGGCAAAGTGCTATCTGCGATAGAATACTGGTTGTCGATGTACCGGAAGCGATGCAAATAGCTCGAACCACACAGCGCGATAACAATGATGAAGAACAGGTCCGGCGTATTATTGCCAGCCAGATACCGCGGCAACAACGGCTGGAAAAAGCCGATGACATTATAGAAAATACTCAGGGTTTAGCTGAACTACAGCAGCAGGCTGCCGTCTTACACCAGCACTATCTATCACTCGCCGAGGCCAAAAAGCATGACGGATAA
- a CDS encoding DNA gyrase inhibitor YacG codes for MTDNTVKTIPCPNCKTPVPWDTHNENRPFCSDSCRNKDFIAWANEEKVMKGNSLYDGVLSNELLDD; via the coding sequence ATGACGGATAACACCGTAAAAACCATTCCCTGCCCCAACTGCAAAACACCGGTGCCTTGGGACACCCATAATGAAAACCGCCCTTTCTGTTCAGATAGCTGTCGTAATAAAGACTTTATTGCTTGGGCCAATGAAGAAAAAGTGATGAAAGGTAACTCCCTGTATGACGGTGTGCTATCCAATGAGTTACTAGACGACTAA
- a CDS encoding pentapeptide repeat-containing protein — protein sequence MPELNHSNNSDQREYWTTPNPDKLLPGTREQLEKWIKHSHDMRGFVLRRCDLSGINLAKTAEHPEGFNFQDADLYRADFSRAHLFSVDFQNACLMKANFSGANLHCANMENANLLGINLEHAKLDNIHWGDTVIQEQQAIVEAKKGNTQKATDLYLEAEESYRNLRINLERAGLFEVAGHFFHREMVMRRKRMPRFSVTRSLSLIVDLLSGYGERPLRVVAFSLCFIVFCASCYFFSSGILYQGMEMGFDANKSLATNIEHFFSCLYFSVVTFTTLGYGDVTPQGATRAIAAMEAFAGSFTMALFVVVFVKKMTR from the coding sequence ATGCCGGAATTAAATCACAGCAATAATAGCGACCAACGAGAATACTGGACCACACCTAACCCGGACAAACTGCTGCCAGGTACCCGTGAACAGCTAGAAAAGTGGATTAAGCACAGCCATGATATGCGCGGTTTTGTGCTTCGCCGCTGTGACCTTAGCGGTATCAACCTCGCCAAAACCGCCGAACACCCCGAAGGCTTTAACTTCCAGGACGCCGACTTATACCGTGCAGATTTTTCCAGAGCTCACCTTTTCTCTGTCGACTTTCAAAATGCCTGCTTAATGAAAGCTAATTTCAGCGGCGCCAATCTCCATTGCGCCAATATGGAAAACGCTAATTTATTAGGTATTAACCTCGAGCATGCAAAGCTGGATAATATCCACTGGGGAGATACTGTCATTCAAGAGCAACAGGCCATCGTGGAAGCCAAAAAGGGCAATACTCAAAAGGCAACTGACCTCTATCTTGAAGCTGAAGAAAGTTACCGCAACCTGAGAATCAACCTTGAAAGAGCGGGCCTGTTTGAAGTGGCCGGCCATTTCTTCCACCGTGAGATGGTGATGCGCAGAAAACGTATGCCGCGCTTTTCAGTCACCCGCAGTTTATCCCTGATTGTGGATTTATTATCGGGCTATGGTGAAAGGCCGTTAAGGGTGGTCGCTTTTTCACTGTGTTTTATTGTGTTTTGTGCCAGCTGCTATTTTTTTTCTTCGGGAATTTTATATCAGGGTATGGAAATGGGCTTTGATGCAAATAAAAGCCTCGCCACCAATATTGAGCATTTCTTTTCCTGTCTGTATTTTAGCGTGGTGACCTTTACCACACTCGGTTATGGCGACGTTACCCCACAGGGTGCCACCAGAGCCATTGCTGCGATGGAGGCCTTTGCAGGCAGTTTTACTATGGCTTTATTTGTGGTGGTATTTGTTAAAAAGATGACCCGCTAA
- a CDS encoding TetR/AcrR family transcriptional regulator: protein MSDSEPAIAKPSYSKREASRLHILDAARELVMEIGYQSVTMTVVADRAGVSRATLYRYYSTKEQLYSDVSIQWGINFVDHMRQNPPQGNTIGERITEVIRATVNASADNTRLMAAHIATMISDEDTLKADQRRLKTLIPGIIKVAAGKTDAENLELAASTLQHVLISNLILLHAGKAQRSHIIIEMESIAARLLAEVWDQP, encoded by the coding sequence TTGTCTGACTCAGAGCCCGCCATTGCCAAGCCCAGCTACTCGAAACGTGAGGCTTCCCGATTGCATATTTTGGACGCTGCTCGCGAGCTGGTTATGGAAATAGGCTATCAATCGGTCACCATGACCGTCGTTGCCGATAGAGCCGGGGTCTCCAGGGCAACCCTTTACCGCTACTACTCTACCAAAGAGCAACTCTATAGCGATGTATCGATTCAGTGGGGCATCAACTTTGTTGACCATATGCGGCAAAACCCACCCCAGGGTAATACCATCGGTGAGCGTATTACTGAAGTGATTCGCGCAACGGTGAATGCCTCGGCGGATAATACCCGTTTAATGGCGGCGCATATTGCCACCATGATTTCTGATGAAGATACCCTTAAGGCGGACCAACGCCGATTAAAAACCTTGATTCCGGGCATTATTAAAGTAGCAGCGGGAAAAACCGATGCAGAAAATCTGGAGTTGGCCGCATCCACATTGCAGCATGTACTGATTTCAAATTTGATTTTATTGCATGCAGGAAAAGCACAGCGCAGCCATATTATTATCGAAATGGAGAGTATTGCCGCGCGACTACTGGCCGAAGTATGGGATCAACCCTAA
- a CDS encoding sensor domain-containing diguanylate cyclase — MENLSTTVNDLFQKAVQNEQILRRYQQFELKLLDHAGFEELLDMLLRNAVDHFQLDNVELWLYDPQDTLVELLPENYLNLPELHLFSKSVPLDQLYGKHPSVRLVTTGDGTPLPVFEGEHLRSAALIPLVRHGVLVGSLHFGSRGHQRFTLDKSTDFIDHLASIVSVCLENAVNLERLHRLSMYDMLTKVKNRRAFHQALDKEVSRAGRSGDPLSLLFVDLDYFKQINDTYGHPMGDKVLKEVAQYINEMLRKTDHVCRYGGEEFALVLPNCGQQRAMEIAERIRQQISQLMIANDDAEEDGCKEVSVTLSMGVCCWLPMNDFEEGSEDDIAKELIACSDQGVYLSKAAGRNCVHYIDLAEPETNSSMKV, encoded by the coding sequence CTGGAAAACCTGAGCACCACCGTCAATGATTTATTCCAAAAAGCTGTTCAAAATGAACAGATCCTGCGCCGTTATCAACAATTTGAATTAAAGCTGCTTGACCATGCGGGCTTTGAAGAACTGTTAGATATGCTGCTACGCAATGCAGTGGATCACTTCCAGCTCGATAATGTCGAGCTATGGCTCTATGATCCACAAGATACCCTGGTCGAGTTGCTTCCTGAGAATTACCTGAACTTGCCAGAGCTGCATCTTTTTTCCAAATCTGTCCCGTTAGACCAGCTTTATGGCAAGCACCCCAGTGTTCGTCTGGTGACCACTGGTGATGGTACTCCGCTACCGGTCTTTGAGGGTGAGCATCTGCGTTCGGCAGCTCTTATTCCTTTGGTGCGCCATGGCGTGCTGGTGGGCAGTCTGCATTTTGGTTCTCGCGGTCACCAGCGTTTTACCCTGGATAAATCCACGGACTTTATTGATCACCTGGCTTCCATTGTTTCCGTCTGTTTGGAAAACGCCGTCAACCTTGAGCGGCTGCACCGTCTCAGCATGTACGATATGTTGACCAAAGTTAAAAACCGTCGAGCTTTTCATCAGGCCTTGGACAAAGAGGTTTCTCGAGCCGGACGCAGTGGTGACCCGCTTAGCCTGTTGTTTGTCGACCTGGATTATTTTAAACAAATCAACGACACCTACGGTCACCCGATGGGGGACAAGGTGCTAAAAGAAGTGGCCCAGTATATTAACGAAATGTTGCGTAAAACTGACCATGTCTGCCGCTACGGGGGTGAGGAGTTTGCGCTGGTTTTACCGAACTGTGGGCAGCAGCGTGCGATGGAGATTGCCGAGCGTATTCGCCAGCAAATTAGTCAGTTGATGATTGCTAACGACGATGCGGAAGAAGATGGCTGCAAGGAAGTCAGCGTCACTTTGTCGATGGGGGTTTGTTGCTGGTTGCCAATGAATGATTTTGAAGAAGGCTCTGAAGATGACATTGCCAAAGAGTTAATTGCCTGCTCTGATCAGGGTGTTTATCTTTCCAAGGCGGCGGGCAGAAACTGTGTGCACTATATCGATTTGGCAGAGCCTGAAACTAACAGTTCGATGAAGGTTTAG